From Brucella anthropi ATCC 49188:
CCTTTTCCGCTTCGCTGGCAGAGGCGGTTGCGGACGCGGCGCTTATACAGGAAAGCGTTCCCGAACGCCTTGACCTTAAACTTGCCGTGCTTGCGGAGATTGAAGCAGCTTGCGCAGACGATGCACTGATCGCCTCGTCCACTTCCGGCTTTCTTCCAAGCAAGTTGCAGGCTGGGTTGCGGCATCCGGAGCGCCTCTTGATCGCGCATCCCTATAATCCCGTTTACCTGTTGCCGCTGGTTGAACTGGTGCCGGGAGGCAAGACTTCCGTATCGACAATTGAAAGTGCGTCCGCTCTCTACCGCCAGACCGGAATGGAGCCGGTCGTTCTTGAAAAGGAAATCGACGCTTTTGTTGGCGACAGGCTTCTGGAAGCGCTGTGGCGAGAGGCCTTGTGGCTCGTGCGCGACGGCATCGCCACGGTCGAGCAGATTGACGACATCATCCGCTATTCGTTCGGGCTTCGCTGGGCACAGATGGGGCTGTTCCAGACCTATCGCATTGCCGGCGGTCCGGCAGGTATGCGACACTTCCTCGCCCAGTTCGGGCCTGCGCTACAATGGCCATGGACGAAGCTGACAGATGTGCCCGATCTTGATGACAGCCTGATCAGCCGCATTGCGGATCAGTCGGACGAGCAGAATGAAGGGCTTTCAATCCACGATCTGGAACGGATTCGTGACGAAAATCTGGTTGCGATCATTCGCGCTCTCGCGCATCAGCAAAACGGCAAGGGTTGGGGTGCGGGCGCGCTTCTCAATGCCTATACCGCACGGCTCGATGGGGCGGGCTCTTCCAAGGCAGGTTCCGGCCCGTTGCGTCTTCTGGATGCGCGCGTGATCCCGGAGTGGATCGACTATAACGGGCATATGACCGAGCATCGTTATCTCGATGTATTCGGCCAGACGACGGACAGGTTTCTGGCACATATCGGTGTGGACGAAGCCTATCTGAAATCCGGTCACAGCTACTACACGGTCGAAACCCATATCATGCATCGCGGCGAGGCCAAGGTAGGCGATGCGCTACATGTGGAAACGCAGTTGCTCTCCTTTGACGAGAAACGCGCGCATGTCTTTCACAGTCTGAGGCGGGGCGATACGGAAATCGCCAGCGCCGAGCAGATGCTGCTGCATGTCGATAGCACAGTGGGCAAGGCGGTCGCTGCGAAGGCCGGAATTCTGGCCGCATTGGAGGGGCTTTCTCATGCACACCGTGAGATGCCGACACCGATCGCCGTCGGGCGGCATGTTGGAAGACGGGGCTGAACAACGTCTATAATTTTCAGTGAAATCAAGGTGCTGATCCAAGATCGGCGCTTTGGTTTTTGTCGTGCTTGACATTTAATCAATCGATTGATTAAATCATGATATGAGCAAAGCGAAACATACAAGGCAAGAGCCTCCGTCACCTTCGGTCGATCAGACGCGAGCGGCGCTGATCCACGCGGCCTTGCAACTATTTGGCTCGAAGGGTTTCGATGCCACATCGACGCGTGAGATCGCCGGTCTGGCCAAGGCGAATATCGGTTCCATCGCCTATCATTTCGGCGGCAAGGAAGGGCTGCGACTGGCGGCGGCAGACTATATTGTCGAAACGATACAAGGCATAGCCGGGCAGGCGCTTGGACATCACGGTGTGATCAGTGCACCTGCCGAAACGAAGGAAACGGCCCGCCAGCAGCTCGGTCTGGCGCTGGAGCGGATGACGCATTTCATCGTCGCGCAACCACAGTCCGGCGAGATCGTTCAGTTTCTCTTGCGCGAACTGGCGCATCCGACCGCAGCACTCGATCGCATCTATTCCGGTGTTTTCGAGCCGACGCACAAAAGGCTTTGCGCCATCTGGGAAGTCGCGACGGGCGAACCTGCCGAGAGCGAGGCCACACGGCTTCTCATCTTCACCCTGCTTGGGCAGATCGTTTATTTCCGCATTGGCCGGGAAGCTGTGAAACGGCGCATGGGCTGGTCCACGATGGGCGCGGAAGAGGCGGCGGCTGTCGCGGCAATCGCACGCCAGAATTTGATGGCCATTCTCGCAGCGAAGGACGCCATCAAAGACGGCGAGGTGAAAGCATGAGTATTCTCTGTATTGTTCCTTTCGCCTCTTATCTTTTCGCCGCATGCAGCGCACAGCCCCTTGCTGTTGGTTACGTTGAGGGTGAATTCGTGCAGCTTGCGCCGCTGGAAGTGGCGCAGGTTCAGTCCGTTGCCGTCAGGCGTGGGGATCGTGTCGAGCCGGGCAAGCCCATAGCAATGACGGAGGATGCGGACGCAAAGATCGCCGTCGCGCAGGCCGAGGCAGCATTGGCGCAGGCACGCGCGCAACTGGCGGATTTGCAGGTTGGCAAGCGCCCCGATGAAATTGCAGTTCTGGAAGCGGCGGTCAGGACGGCCAAAGCACAGGCAGACGATGCCCAGCGAACGCTTTTGCGCACGCAAGACCTGACGAAACGCGGAGTGATGACACAGGCGCAGCTTGACGATGCGGCCACCAAGGTTGAAGTGGCTGAGGCCTCGATCAATCAGGCCACAGCCAATCTGGCGGTTGGTCGATTGCCCGCGCGCCCTGAAGAAATCAAGGCGGCAGAGAATGCCGTCAAAAGTGCCGAAGCGCAGCTGGATTCCGCACGCTGGCATCTGACCAAGCGAACGATTGAAGCACCTGCGCCGGGCCGGATCACCGATGTCATCCGCAATCCGGGCGATATTGCCGGTCCGTCTGCGCCGGTTTTGACGATGCTGCCCGATGGTGCGGTCAAGCTGAAGGTCTACATACCGGAAGACAAGTTTTCAGCAGTGCGGGTGGGCGATACGTTGTCTGTGCGCTGCGATGGCTGCGCGCCCGGCCTGCAAGCCCGTGTGAGCTATGTTTCGCCCGATCCGGAATTCACGCCGCCCGTCATCTACTCGCTCGAAACGCGCCAGAAGCTCGTTTATCTCGTCGAGGCGCATCCGGTCGATCCCGCATCGCCTTTGCAGCCCGGCCAGATCGTGGATGTCGATCTGGCTGCCCGATAGGCGGAGGCGGCAATGGCGAACGCTATCGATGTCAAAGGTCTCGTCAAGCGGTTCGGTGACGCTACGGTCGTTGATCATGTGAGCATGTCGGTGGCCGAAGGTGAGATTGTCGGCTTTCTGGGGCCGAACGGTTCGGGCAAGACGACCACCATCCGCATAATGTGCGGGCTGCTGACGCCCGACGAGGGTGAAGGCAAGGTGCTTGGTTTCGATCTTCGTACCGAAGGGCTGAAGATCAAGCGTGAAGTCGGCTACATGACGCAGCGCTTTTCATTCTATGAAGACCTGACAATTGCCGAGAACCTTGAATTCGTTGCGCGTCTCTACCGGTTGAAGCCAGTGAAGGAGCATGTGGCACGGACACTTGAGGAACTGGGCCTGACTTCACGTGGAGACCAGCTGGCGGGCACGCTTTCCGGCGGCTGGAAACAGCGGTTGGCACTGGCAGCCTGTATCATGCACAAGCCAAAGCTTCTGCTGCTGGATGAACCAACTGCCGGGGTTGATCCGAAGGCGCGGCGCGACTTCTGGGACGAGATACATCGCCTCGCCGATGGCGGGCTGACTGTGCTCGTTTCGACCCATTACATGGATGAAGCCGAACGCTGCCACCGCATCAGCTATATTTCCTATGGCAAGCTATTGGCGACGGGAACCGTCCGGGACGTTATCGATAAGGCAGGGCTAACGACCTTCATCGTCAATGGTCCGAGGCTCAGCGAAGTGGCGCGCGAACTGGAGGGCGAACCGGGTGTCGAGCAGGTTGCGCCTTTCGGTGCGACGCTCCATGTCGTGGGGTCCGACAGGGTGAAGCTTGAGGCGGCTCTGGAAAAGATCAGGCATCGTGAAGGAATTACCGTCGAGGCAGGTGAAACCAGCCTTGAGGATGTGTTCATCCAGTTCATGGCCAATGCCCAGGACAATATGTCGAAGGGCAGAAGTTCAGGGAGCGATAAGCAATGAGCGGCTGGTTCTCGTTTGAGCGTCTTGGCGCGATGCTGGTGAAGGAATTCATCCAGATGCGGCGTGACCGTATCACCTTCGCCATGATGCTGGTCGTGCCGTTGATGCAGCTGCTGCTCTTCGGCTTTGCCATCAACAATGATCCGAAGAGCCTGCCGAGCGCATTGGTTGTGACCAGTCAGGATCATTATACACGCGCCATGATTTCCGCTCTGGAAACCACAGGCTATTACCGTTTTGACCATGTTGTGCAAAGTGCGGCGGAAGCCGAAGCCTTGATTGCCAACGGTACGGTTTCCTTCGTGGTGACAATCCCGTCGGATTTCGCAAGACGTGTCGATGCAGGCGAACAGCCGCAAATTCTGATCGAGGCCGACGCGACCGACCCGTCGGTGGCAAGCGGTGCCATTTCCACGCTTGGAACGGTCGCAAGTCAGGCGCTCCTGCGTGAACAGGGCAAGCAGGCCGAAGCCGCAGATGCCGCGCGAAGCCAGCTACAGGTCGTCGTGCATCGGCGTTACAACCCGGAAGGCGTGTCGCAATATAATATAGTTCCTGGTCTGCTGGGTGTCATTCTGCAAATGACGATGGTGATGATGACGGCCATGGCACTGACCCGTGAGACCGAACGCGGCACGATGGAAAACCTGCTTGCCATGCCCGCCACACCTGCTGAAATCATGCTGGGCAAGGTTCTGCCATTTCTGGTCGTCGGCGGCGTGCAGGTTGTGGTCGTGCTGGTCGCGGCAAAGCTTCTGTTCGGCGTACCCTTTGTGGGATCGCTGGCACTTCTCCTGACCTGCGTACTGATCTTCGTCCTGTCGCTGGTCCTGCTCGGCTACACGATCTCGACAGCATCGCGCACACAGATGCAGGCCATGCAGCTTACCTTCTTTTTCTTTCTGCCATCGCTGATGCTGTCCGGCTTCATGTTCCCGTTTCGGGGTATGCCTGATTGGGCGCAGGCGTTGGGCGAAATTTTTCCGCTGACGCATTTTCTGCGGATCGTCCGCGCAGTCATGCTTAAGGGCGCCCACCTTTCCGACATCGCCGGAGAGGTGAACGCCCTCATATTTTTCGTGTTCCTGTTTGCGTCGCTGGCGCTTTTGCGCTTCAGGAGAACGTTGGATTAGCAGGCCGATGGCGCCAGTGCTGTTTTCGGGCGGCGGGACAGTGTGAACAACAGTCCTGCCGCTGCCAGAAGGCCGCCTGCGACGGGAATGGCTGCATAGCCATAGCCTGCGCTGATGACGCCGCCGCCAAGGGCCGCGCCCACCGCATTGCCGAGGTTGAACGCACCGATATTGATCGACGATGCCAGCCCCGGTGCTTCCGATGCA
This genomic window contains:
- a CDS encoding carnitine 3-dehydrogenase; translation: MNSHPPKIACIGSGVIGSGWAARFLLNGFDVAVYDPSPDAKATTEHILDNARKALAALTTVRLPQEGQLSFSASLAEAVADAALIQESVPERLDLKLAVLAEIEAACADDALIASSTSGFLPSKLQAGLRHPERLLIAHPYNPVYLLPLVELVPGGKTSVSTIESASALYRQTGMEPVVLEKEIDAFVGDRLLEALWREALWLVRDGIATVEQIDDIIRYSFGLRWAQMGLFQTYRIAGGPAGMRHFLAQFGPALQWPWTKLTDVPDLDDSLISRIADQSDEQNEGLSIHDLERIRDENLVAIIRALAHQQNGKGWGAGALLNAYTARLDGAGSSKAGSGPLRLLDARVIPEWIDYNGHMTEHRYLDVFGQTTDRFLAHIGVDEAYLKSGHSYYTVETHIMHRGEAKVGDALHVETQLLSFDEKRAHVFHSLRRGDTEIASAEQMLLHVDSTVGKAVAAKAGILAALEGLSHAHREMPTPIAVGRHVGRRG
- a CDS encoding DUF1956 domain-containing protein, which encodes MSKAKHTRQEPPSPSVDQTRAALIHAALQLFGSKGFDATSTREIAGLAKANIGSIAYHFGGKEGLRLAAADYIVETIQGIAGQALGHHGVISAPAETKETARQQLGLALERMTHFIVAQPQSGEIVQFLLRELAHPTAALDRIYSGVFEPTHKRLCAIWEVATGEPAESEATRLLIFTLLGQIVYFRIGREAVKRRMGWSTMGAEEAAAVAAIARQNLMAILAAKDAIKDGEVKA
- a CDS encoding HlyD family secretion protein — its product is MSILCIVPFASYLFAACSAQPLAVGYVEGEFVQLAPLEVAQVQSVAVRRGDRVEPGKPIAMTEDADAKIAVAQAEAALAQARAQLADLQVGKRPDEIAVLEAAVRTAKAQADDAQRTLLRTQDLTKRGVMTQAQLDDAATKVEVAEASINQATANLAVGRLPARPEEIKAAENAVKSAEAQLDSARWHLTKRTIEAPAPGRITDVIRNPGDIAGPSAPVLTMLPDGAVKLKVYIPEDKFSAVRVGDTLSVRCDGCAPGLQARVSYVSPDPEFTPPVIYSLETRQKLVYLVEAHPVDPASPLQPGQIVDVDLAAR
- a CDS encoding ABC transporter ATP-binding protein, giving the protein MANAIDVKGLVKRFGDATVVDHVSMSVAEGEIVGFLGPNGSGKTTTIRIMCGLLTPDEGEGKVLGFDLRTEGLKIKREVGYMTQRFSFYEDLTIAENLEFVARLYRLKPVKEHVARTLEELGLTSRGDQLAGTLSGGWKQRLALAACIMHKPKLLLLDEPTAGVDPKARRDFWDEIHRLADGGLTVLVSTHYMDEAERCHRISYISYGKLLATGTVRDVIDKAGLTTFIVNGPRLSEVARELEGEPGVEQVAPFGATLHVVGSDRVKLEAALEKIRHREGITVEAGETSLEDVFIQFMANAQDNMSKGRSSGSDKQ
- a CDS encoding ABC transporter permease is translated as MSGWFSFERLGAMLVKEFIQMRRDRITFAMMLVVPLMQLLLFGFAINNDPKSLPSALVVTSQDHYTRAMISALETTGYYRFDHVVQSAAEAEALIANGTVSFVVTIPSDFARRVDAGEQPQILIEADATDPSVASGAISTLGTVASQALLREQGKQAEAADAARSQLQVVVHRRYNPEGVSQYNIVPGLLGVILQMTMVMMTAMALTRETERGTMENLLAMPATPAEIMLGKVLPFLVVGGVQVVVVLVAAKLLFGVPFVGSLALLLTCVLIFVLSLVLLGYTISTASRTQMQAMQLTFFFFLPSLMLSGFMFPFRGMPDWAQALGEIFPLTHFLRIVRAVMLKGAHLSDIAGEVNALIFFVFLFASLALLRFRRTLD